Proteins from a single region of Labedella gwakjiensis:
- a CDS encoding L-serine ammonia-lyase has translation MVLSVFDLFSVGIGPSSSHTVGPMRAARRFVVGLGDDGLLEQCARIRAELFGSLGATGHGHGSEKAVLLGLEGEEPETVETRTADERAAAVRADGAITLLGGHRIPFGEDDLVMHRRRSLPAHPNGMSFAVWDADGALLRERIFYSVGGGFVVDEAAVGADRVVVRDDDVPYPFTTGADLLQHCARSGLSISDVMLANELTWRSEEEVRAGLLSIWKTMQDCVAAGCTTTETTLPGGLRVPRRAPRLFHQLSTEAADGEPNPMEWVNLFALAVNEENASGGRIVTAPTNGAAGIVPAVLHYYTRFVRGADDDGVVRFLLAAAAVGILFKENASISGAEVGCQGEVGSACSMAAGGLCEVLGGTPAQVENAAEIGIEHNLGLTCDPVGGLVQIPCIERNAIASNTAVNAARIALRGDGVHKVSLDKAIKTMRETGADMKVKYKETSRGGLAVNVIEC, from the coding sequence ATGGTGTTGAGTGTGTTCGACCTGTTCAGCGTCGGGATCGGGCCGTCGTCCTCGCACACGGTCGGGCCGATGCGAGCGGCCAGGCGTTTCGTCGTCGGTCTCGGAGACGACGGCCTGCTGGAGCAGTGCGCGCGTATCCGCGCCGAGCTGTTCGGCTCGCTCGGTGCCACGGGTCACGGCCACGGTTCGGAGAAAGCCGTGCTCCTCGGCCTCGAAGGCGAGGAGCCCGAGACCGTCGAGACCCGCACGGCGGACGAGCGGGCTGCGGCGGTCCGTGCCGACGGAGCGATCACGCTCCTCGGCGGTCACCGGATCCCGTTCGGCGAGGACGACCTGGTCATGCACCGGCGGAGATCCCTTCCGGCTCACCCCAACGGCATGAGCTTCGCCGTGTGGGACGCGGACGGAGCGCTTCTCCGCGAACGCATCTTCTACTCCGTCGGCGGAGGGTTCGTCGTCGACGAGGCGGCCGTGGGCGCCGATCGTGTGGTCGTGCGCGACGACGATGTGCCCTACCCGTTCACGACAGGCGCGGATCTGCTCCAGCACTGCGCGCGTTCCGGCCTGTCCATCAGCGACGTCATGCTCGCGAACGAGCTCACGTGGCGCAGCGAGGAGGAGGTGCGCGCGGGTCTTCTCTCCATCTGGAAGACGATGCAGGACTGCGTGGCGGCGGGTTGCACCACCACCGAGACGACGCTGCCCGGTGGGCTTCGGGTGCCGCGGCGCGCGCCCCGACTCTTCCACCAGCTGTCGACCGAGGCCGCGGATGGCGAACCGAACCCGATGGAGTGGGTGAACCTGTTCGCTCTCGCCGTCAACGAGGAGAACGCGTCGGGTGGGCGCATCGTCACCGCACCCACGAACGGGGCAGCCGGGATCGTGCCGGCCGTGCTGCACTACTACACGCGGTTCGTACGCGGTGCGGACGACGACGGTGTCGTGCGGTTCCTTCTCGCCGCGGCGGCCGTCGGCATCCTCTTCAAGGAGAACGCATCGATCTCGGGTGCCGAGGTGGGGTGCCAGGGCGAAGTGGGGTCCGCGTGCTCCATGGCCGCCGGCGGACTGTGCGAGGTGCTCGGCGGCACGCCGGCGCAGGTGGAGAACGCGGCCGAGATCGGGATCGAGCACAACCTCGGTCTCACGTGCGACCCGGTCGGCGGTCTCGTCCAGATCCCCTGCATCGAGCGGAACGCGATCGCGAGCAACACCGCGGTGAACGCCGCCCGCATCGCGCTCCGCGGCGACGGAGTTCACA
- a CDS encoding serine hydrolase domain-containing protein, translating to MALLVLAGCSDDRSSSVELPSQADSALPSDVTTQIDDAVTRAMGLAAAPGAIVGVWAPWSGFHLEAYGTTEVGGDEPMTTDMHFRAAATTKAMTCTVLLGLVDDGRVALDDPVSDYVGTVGIEGITLGQLCQSTSGLGNFRATFQNDFVNNPTRPWVDEELVSDGIARSGDAAPGSAYAGNDTGYVLLGMALERIGGTSLSNLYNQYVFDPIGMSESRFPSASTTTLPAPAPHGYQVVGGDCAAPRDVSELSPSMLGAAGGVVTTADDLRRFAQAFASGAPFSDATATKQWETVPLGGDTPTWQSYGFGGYQYGTMRGQFGDIPGFATAAFSDPTTGLTVVVMLNASTARTQLVSALALELASYASTAAASGDNTVPEPSLPWSAEQMQQQSADVAVCQ from the coding sequence ATGGCACTTCTCGTGCTCGCCGGATGCTCGGACGATCGCTCGTCCTCGGTCGAGCTCCCGTCGCAGGCCGATTCGGCCCTGCCGAGCGACGTCACAACGCAGATCGACGACGCGGTGACGCGTGCGATGGGCCTCGCGGCGGCTCCCGGCGCGATCGTGGGGGTCTGGGCTCCCTGGTCCGGCTTCCACCTCGAGGCGTACGGCACGACGGAGGTGGGCGGCGACGAGCCGATGACCACCGACATGCACTTCCGCGCCGCGGCGACCACCAAGGCCATGACCTGCACCGTCCTCCTCGGGCTCGTGGACGACGGCCGCGTGGCCCTCGACGACCCGGTGAGCGACTACGTCGGTACGGTGGGAATCGAGGGGATCACTCTGGGGCAGTTGTGCCAGAGCACGTCGGGACTCGGCAATTTCCGCGCCACCTTCCAGAACGACTTCGTGAACAACCCCACGAGGCCCTGGGTCGACGAGGAGCTCGTCTCCGACGGCATCGCCCGCTCGGGCGACGCCGCTCCGGGCTCGGCGTACGCGGGCAACGACACGGGCTACGTGCTGCTCGGGATGGCGCTCGAGCGCATCGGCGGTACGTCGCTCTCGAACCTCTACAACCAGTACGTCTTCGATCCGATCGGTATGAGCGAGTCGCGGTTCCCGTCCGCGTCGACCACGACGCTCCCCGCCCCCGCTCCGCACGGCTACCAGGTCGTAGGGGGCGACTGCGCGGCGCCTCGTGACGTCAGCGAGCTCTCCCCGTCCATGCTCGGGGCGGCCGGCGGAGTGGTGACGACGGCAGACGACCTGCGTCGATTCGCGCAGGCGTTCGCGTCGGGAGCCCCGTTCTCCGATGCGACGGCCACGAAGCAGTGGGAGACGGTGCCGCTCGGTGGTGACACCCCCACCTGGCAGAGCTACGGCTTCGGCGGATACCAGTACGGCACGATGCGCGGACAGTTCGGCGACATCCCCGGATTCGCGACAGCCGCCTTCAGCGACCCGACCACGGGCCTCACGGTCGTCGTGATGCTCAACGCGTCGACGGCGCGCACGCAGCTCGTCAGCGCGCTCGCCCTCGAGTTGGCCTCCTATGCCTCCACCGCTGCCGCCTCTGGCGACAACACGGTGCCGGAGCCGTCGCTCCCGTGGTCGGCCGAGCAGATGCAGCAGCAGTCCGCCGATGTGGCCGTCTGCCAGTAG